In the genome of Maribacter forsetii DSM 18668, the window CCAAACATAATCAAGGTAAAATAGGATGGAAATAAACAACGTAGATGCCGCTGCAAAAAGAATAATGTAAACATCTGAAAATGGAGCTATTAAGAAGTCAAAAACGTCTCCGTAATCAAAAATGTTTATGCCAAACTCAGCATACTTTTTATAATTAAATATCATACCTATACCTACAGCCAAGAGATAACAAACCGTAATTACAGTCTGTATTTCTTTTATTATTAGTTCATAAGTATCTTTTATTAAGCCTTCCTTCATTTTTTAAAAATAGGGATTAAGATTGAACCAAGTACTTTAAGACCTTTAGAAACTCAATATTGATCACCATACCGCATTTGAAGATTTGGGTTTTCTTTTCTCCACTTTTCTAATTCTAGCTTATTTATTCTGTTACCAAACAGCTCTACACATTTCAGTTTCTTTAGCTTTTTCAATTTGGCCAGTTCTTTTGAGACGGTCAGTTTATTCATTGATAGGTCTAGATATTCTAGATTTTTGAGTCTGTACAAATCTTCGGGTAAGGTTTTAATATCTAGGTCATATAACGTTAGTTGTTCAAGACCTTCAAGTTCTAATAATTCTGGTGGTATGGTTCTAAATGGTGGTTCGTCTATATATTGGTCCATTGCGCTCAGTGGAGGATAAATAGCCCAACCTTCTAAACTATCAACGTAGATTTCTAATTTCTTTGCATTCTTTAATTGCCCAACCTCTTTAGGTATATCTTCTAACCCATATTTTGAAAGCTCAATAAAGACCTGCTCTTGATTTTCTAAATCTTTAAAAAGGTGATTAGGCTGACAAGAGAAGATTAAAATTAGTAGTGTAATTAGGGTTAGAGTTTTCATTTTTCGTAGAAATTTAAAAAAGCAATCTGTTACTTCATAGTACGGGTCTTTTCGCTGTAGTTGGCGGTTTAGTTTTCGTAAAGTCTAATTATTTACTCAATGCTTTTAAAATTCGTTCTTCGTTAATTACAATATCCCTAAATAATACATGAGGAAATTCAGTGTAGTTGGATTCCTTAAAAGATTCTAAAATATTTGATAATGTTGATGCCGTTAATAGTGATAAGTTCATCTCCGTATCCATTTCGCAATCTGTAACAAAATCGTCACTAAATTCTGGAGCAACCAATAAAATCTTAACAATTCGTAGATTATTTTTCAATGCTAATTTTTGATAGGACTTTAATTGTCTTGAAACCGTGCTGAACTTATTATAACCTCTTTCCTTGCTAGTTTTGCATTC includes:
- a CDS encoding leucine-rich repeat domain-containing protein, with amino-acid sequence MKTLTLITLLILIFSCQPNHLFKDLENQEQVFIELSKYGLEDIPKEVGQLKNAKKLEIYVDSLEGWAIYPPLSAMDQYIDEPPFRTIPPELLELEGLEQLTLYDLDIKTLPEDLYRLKNLEYLDLSMNKLTVSKELAKLKKLKKLKCVELFGNRINKLELEKWRKENPNLQMRYGDQY